GACCTGGCTGCTATCAAGCTTTTGATGGAGTGCGGCGCCTACCGGCTGATCCAACAGGGTCGTATTGAGGATGCCGTAGCCAAGGCCGCGCCGATCTGGGCCAGCCTGCCCGGGGCAGGGTATGGCCAGCGTGAACATAAGCTCGCGCAACTGCTGGAGATCTACGAAGGAGAGCATGCCGCCGAGCAGCATACTGAGCATGAACTGGTGGCTGTGTACTCGGACTGCGGGGGCGCGCTGGCATGATCGCCGTCCGCGTCCTGGCGCCATACATCATTGCGCTGGCAATTGGCTCCCTGGTCGGATCGTGGGCCACCAGCAACCACTGGCAGACGCGTTACAGCGAGCAGCAAACAGCCCACACCGAGCTGCTGCGCCGGACCGCCGAGGCCAATGCCGCAGTAATCCTGCAGCAGCAGGCTAAGCAGCAGGAACAGTCCTGGCGCCTGGCTGAACTGGATACCAAACACACGCAGGAGCTATCTGATGCACTATCTGAAAACCGCCGCCTCGAAGATCTGTATTCTGCTGCTGATGGCGAGCGCCGCAGGCTGCGCATCGAAGTTATCGTCGCCCGTAACGATGCCATCGTGTCCGAAACCACCAGCGCCCGCAGCGTGGGCGATGCAGCCCCCCTCGAACTCAGTGGAGCAGCTGGACGCTCTGTTTGGAATATTCGAGCCGGAATGATCGAAGATCAGAAGAAGCTGTTGTATTGGCAGGAGCGGGCGAAGGCGGTCACTGCAACGGAAGAATGAGCCCCGCCCCCCCTCATTCCTCACATTTCCCACCTCTCGCTCCTATCGATTACTCCGCTCGGCACAGCCATGACTGCGCATACATCACGCCATCAATCTCCTCTGTCCCCGTCAGCACCATTCCATTGGGCGCCATAGAGTGCAGCTGACAGTCCATCAATTCCGGCCAGGGCGGCTCGCTCAGCGGCCACGCTCCCCGGATTGACGCAACCACAGATGACCGGCCCATCACGCAGCTTTCATGATTGATCGCCACGTCGACCCGCTTGCCTTGGTCTTTGCTCAGCTCTTTTGGCGTAAACGGCACGCCGCGGCGTCGCATCAGGGTTACTCTGAAAATCATGGTCCACCTATACTGTATTTATAGCCAGTATATTGCGGAGCGAGGGAGATATGGAATATTGCCCGGACGGGCGGAGGGGGGATGTAAATCTGATCCGCAATTATTTGAAGGCCCGCGCCGTTATTGGCCTGCAGAGGCATCAAAATTATGTAATTGCGGACTTAATATTGTCATAACATGCTGATTTTGTTGGATATGTCGATGGACTTAAAATCCCTCGGAGGAAACTCCGTGCCGGTTCGATTCCGGCTCCGGGCACCATTTTTAAATCACATGTTTACCGAATTTTACGGAGTGCTTTCACGGTCCGTAATTCAGCTACGCTGTCCGCCCCCGCCGTTTTCTGTCCATCCCGGCTCCCGAAGCGCCCAATAGATTATTGTATCCAGTAGATCGCCAACCTCTCGAGCAGCTATAAAAGCTCAACCAAAGCAAGCCGACGATCCAAGCGCTTTTCTCCAGGCTGTTGTCATGACGTATCCTGATGGCTGCGATAAAGCTCAGGGCAGTTGAATACCGCCAGATTCTGCGTGCAGCCGCCGCAGCTGCTGTACGAGCAGGCTGATGTTGGCGCCGGTGGCATTCAGCTGTAGACGCTGTTGTGCATTCATCAGCGACAGCAAGCGGTTCTCCAAATCCTCAGCCGTAGCCAGCAGCGCCTGCTGTTTTCCAGCGGCAAGCTGAAGAAAACGCTGCGACTCCTGCGGTTGCGGTAATCCGTAACCCTCGCTCAACAGCTCGCCGGGCCGGCTGAGAAAGCTGCTGCCACTCAGCAGTCCCTGCATCATCTGGGCAGCTTCGGTCAGCTCTTGTGGGGCATCGGCAGCCAGGAACCGCTGTTTGAGATCCTGCTGTATCTCCAGCACATGCCGACGCTGAATGGCTTGCTCCAGCACCAGCAAGGCGGCAGTTGATCGGGTGTCCGCTGCGGTAAACCAGGCTTGGCGATCGCTGGCCGGACTGGTGAACCAATCCTCCAGGCGGTCGAAGGGCACCTGCTGCTGGCTGCGGAGCACCTCGAACATGTAATTGTAGCGTTCCCGATATGAGTCGAAATAGTAGCCCTGGCGCAAGGCTGCCTGGCGGTCCTGCAAGGGGGTCAGGTCCGCCAGCCCGCGGGCGTGGAGCAGTTCAAGCAGGCCGGTGGGCGTCAGGCTGTCCAGATCATGCAACTGGGGAAGTGCGCTGCCGCTGCGTAGCAGCTTCAGGGTTTCGACTGCGCAGTTGTTGCTGATGAAATAGTAGGTGCCGTCATAACTCCAGTGCAGAGTGGCGGCCTGCTCAACGAGTCGGTGACGGGCCTGTGCATTGATCCGCAACGGGACCGAACTGAGGTCGCGCAGTTCGAGTTGAGTGTACTCATCCACCACTTTCTGCAGCGGCAGCATGAACAGACGGGAGGGGTAGTTGCCAATCAGCCCATCGAGGCTGGACAGCTGCAGATCATCGACGAAAGCGCGGAAGGACAGCACCAGATGGTGATCCAGATCCAGCAGACAGTCGGGGCCTGGCTCTCGACCCGGAGCGCAGATTACCAGGCGCAGCATGCTGTGGCCCCACCGGCTTACCCACTTGTCATTGGGCTCCGCCAGCATGTAATGCACCGCGTAGACCCGCTCTGGATCGAGCCAGCCAAGAGCAGGGCGCTCTGTATCCAGACCAGCGTACAGGTAAGGAATTTCAGCGGGGCAATCAGACGCTGCTGGCGCCCAGTCGAAATGGTCCTTCAGATAGGCATGCAGCCCCGGGCGGCGGCAGGAATATTGCGGATCAAGCAGAAAGTATTCGAGATTGACTGCCAGATATTCCGCCGGGCTGTACAGCTCGTACTGGTCGGGACTGCGGTAGGACTGACGATTTACCCGCTCGCGGACGCCGCGACGGCCTGCCTGTTGTGGCCAGCCGGCCAGATCGAGAAAGCGCGGGTCATCGCTCAGGGTAAAACGACGCTCGGTCTGGCCCCGGCATTCCGCCGGTAGCCCGGCCTTGCCCTGGGTGCGATAGCGAGTGCGGCATTGACGTAACAAGGTCTGCTGCTCAGCACGCCAATAGCGCCCCTGATCATGCAAATGAGCCAGCTCATGAATCAGTGTGGCAAGCAGTTCCCGGCGCAAGGTGCCGTGCTGACGCACCTCGGGAAAAGCACCTTCGCGCCCGGCGGTGAGGTCCGCCAGCCAGCGTTGATTGAGCTCCAGCGTGCCGCTGGGCGTGGCGCGACCGAAGACCGCCTCGGGTAGCCGCTCGCTCCAGCGCACCGGCACCTGTCGGTCCATCTGCTCCACCAGCAAGGGTGGCAGCAGCACAGTGGCCTCGGCAAGCAGCGCCTGACTGGCCTGCGTATGGGGCGGGGTGAGCTGGCGCTGGTCCAGCACCAGCTGCAACTCGGCCTGGGCGAGGGGACTGCTTATCAGCAAGCCAACAAGTAAAAAACGCCTTATGGCAGACCGCATCTTATCCAAACTGACCGGTCGCCTCAGCTCTCAGGTCGCCGCTGACAAAGAAATGCCTCACAGCGCCAGAATTGCCTCGGCCAGTTGCATGTCGGTGGCTTCCAGATCGGGGGAGGCTTGACGGATATGGACCAAGGCCGCCTCGAGACGGGC
Above is a genomic segment from Halopseudomonas litoralis containing:
- a CDS encoding lysis system i-spanin subunit Rz, whose translation is MIAVRVLAPYIIALAIGSLVGSWATSNHWQTRYSEQQTAHTELLRRTAEANAAVILQQQAKQQEQSWRLAELDTKHTQELSDALSENRRLEDLYSAADGERRRLRIEVIVARNDAIVSETTSARSVGDAAPLELSGAAGRSVWNIRAGMIEDQKKLLYWQERAKAVTATEE
- a CDS encoding DUF7844 domain-containing protein — protein: MRSAIRRFLLVGLLISSPLAQAELQLVLDQRQLTPPHTQASQALLAEATVLLPPLLVEQMDRQVPVRWSERLPEAVFGRATPSGTLELNQRWLADLTAGREGAFPEVRQHGTLRRELLATLIHELAHLHDQGRYWRAEQQTLLRQCRTRYRTQGKAGLPAECRGQTERRFTLSDDPRFLDLAGWPQQAGRRGVRERVNRQSYRSPDQYELYSPAEYLAVNLEYFLLDPQYSCRRPGLHAYLKDHFDWAPAASDCPAEIPYLYAGLDTERPALGWLDPERVYAVHYMLAEPNDKWVSRWGHSMLRLVICAPGREPGPDCLLDLDHHLVLSFRAFVDDLQLSSLDGLIGNYPSRLFMLPLQKVVDEYTQLELRDLSSVPLRINAQARHRLVEQAATLHWSYDGTYYFISNNCAVETLKLLRSGSALPQLHDLDSLTPTGLLELLHARGLADLTPLQDRQAALRQGYYFDSYRERYNYMFEVLRSQQQVPFDRLEDWFTSPASDRQAWFTAADTRSTAALLVLEQAIQRRHVLEIQQDLKQRFLAADAPQELTEAAQMMQGLLSGSSFLSRPGELLSEGYGLPQPQESQRFLQLAAGKQQALLATAEDLENRLLSLMNAQQRLQLNATGANISLLVQQLRRLHAESGGIQLP